TTGGTGTGGGGCGGATGGCGAGGATGCCAGGCGGATTCAGCTGGCCGTGCCGGGTTGGTAAACTCCGAACTGCGGTCTGCCAGATCCGGGTGCTGCGTCGCGGCGGGCCGGCTATCTTCCCCTTGGCCTTCTGGGCCTGTGCGCGCCGCTTTGAGTTGGATTGCCGCCGCGAGTCTGCGATGGCGTGTTGCGTATTGTGGGCTCACGGGCCTTTTAAATGCCACAGATAATGGATGCCTCAAAGCTGGAGTTGAGGAAGGCACTCCTGTCCATCTGGTACGCCGCACCGCTTTTCTGGTTGGGCGGGGTGGAACCGGGGAGCTCCCAGTAGGCTCGCGTGAAGCAGCCGTGTAAAAGAGCTTGGGGTACCAGGACGAGCCCTCCTGTACCAGTGACCTGCGTGTTATTGAGAGGCAGTGCTGCCTGCGTGGTGGGGAGTGCGCACGTTTGTGGCTTAACTGTGAGACGGACACAGTGTGGGAAGAGCTCGAGCTACAAACCTGCCCGTGGGAGGTCTAATCGCCAGTTAGACGTGTAAAGTTATTAGAATGAGGCAAGTAAAAAGTCATGTGATCTGCGATAAAACCGAAgcctttttttaaatccagggttgatccattttctaagaaagattgGTATGATGTGAAAGCACCAGCTATGTTCAACataagaaatattggaaaaacacTAGTCACGAGAACTCAGGGAACCAGTGAGTATCTTATTcttggtttgtatttttttttaattgagatatatgTGTCTTGGTCCTGTTGGTCCTGTGGCTGGAGACTAAGGAAATGTCAGCTCTTGGTTGCAGCTTTGGCCCCTGTGGTGCTTGTTTTGGGGTGGGGACACTGGTGGAAGCAAGATGACACTTTAACATTGTAAGCTCAACTTCATGCATGAACAGTTATCTTTGTTGGCTTGACTTTGCTCATGTGGTTCCTAATGTTAACAAGACAACTGATTCTTGTTTTACAGAAATCGCATCGGATGGTCTGAAGGGCCGAGTATTTGAAGTGAGCCTAGCTGATCTGCAGAATGATGAAgttgcatttagaaaattcaagctaATTACTGAGGATGTTCAGGGCAAAAACTGCCTGACTAATTTCCATGGCATGGATCTTACCCGTGACAAAATGTGCTCCATGGTCAAAAAATGGCAGGTGAGAACGAAAGTTCTTAGCGTCACAGTGCTGTGGCATGCATGGCCACAGTGTGATGTCACGTCAGGGTATGATGTCAGCAAGGGGCATGTCATGCCCTTCAGGTTTAGGTGATCATTTTAAAACCTTGATGTTTCTTGATActattgagtgcttactctggAATTGACACTTGAGTGACAGCAGGGAGCAAGCCATGATACTCCTGTTTATTTAAGTTGAGTTCAAAATTTATTACTGCCGGGTTAGTTTTTTTATTGCATAGATCAGTGGCTGATTGAGGAATGTCTAGATTCAGGTTTGTAATTTTGCTTGTCTTCAGACTCTTTGGATCTCAAAAgctaatggattttattttattattattattattttttttgctagtGGATTTTAAACTGAACAGGTGGTTTAGACTTAATTACTTCTGGCAATGTAGAATAATATATGGAATATAGAGTAGCACAGCCTCTGATGTGAAGTGGAAGTCTTGACTCCGTTTCCCAATTGTATTCTCTTTGGCAAGAAACTTAAAGCTTGCTGAGCCAtgatttctttatctttgaaatgTGGGTAAGTGTGGGATGTCATCTCATGGAGTTAGGATGAAATCCATGTTTAGCACAGAGCTTGACACAGAAAGCATCTAGTAAATATTAGTATGATGTAGGAAATAATTGTGTTGGTTCAGATGTGTCTGGCTAACTGTCCAGTCTAAGGATACTTTGTATATGGGAGTGAATGATGACAAAATGTTTTGGTTGCAGATGATACATACTGATTATATAATTTCATTGAATTCTGATGTTTCCCTAAGGTTCTATGGTTgcatttctggaaatattttaaggTCCTTTTGCTATAATTATACTCATTTTTTGAACCAAGGTATAAAACTTACAAAATGCAGAGGAGGAAATTCAGTTTTTATTGCCACCTAAGAtagttttttgtgtattttggcTGTGAAATTGAGTATTTGTCAGCATGGCCTTAGTTGGAACATGATGACACTTAAAAGCATATGTATTAAGTGTTGTTAACATTTCACCTATTCAGAacactttttattaaaagatGGAATAAGTGTTGACGTCCATATTGTAGTCTCATAGAACctattttcttgtgtttcagaGTTACCGCTGATTGAGGGGAAGAATGTTAAAAGGTTGTCACGTATTTGTAAAAAGTTGGGTGGGTGCTATTGCCAGTGATGGTGGGGATAGATGGGAGGAGGGAGTATTGTTGAGAGGAATTTATATTATACTTAATGCATGATGAATACGTGACCTTTCCCTTTTTTGTATTAGAATTTGAGGGATAAAAATTGATAATATTAAAACCTGTtatgtctgccctggctgggtggctcagttggttacctctacaccagaaggttgcaggttcgattcccagacagagcacatgcctaagtggcaagttcgattcctggtcaggtcacgtACAGAtccaatgtctgtctgtctctccatctccctcaaatcagtcaaaaaaagaaaactctttggatgagggttaaaaaaaaacaaaaaacatgtataactgacagtatcttttttttttttttttttttttttttcccactagaCCATGATTGAAGCTCATGTTGATGTCAAGACTACCGATGGGTATTTGCTTCGTTTATTCTGTGTTGGTTTTACTAAAAAACGCAACAATCAGATTCGGAAGACCTCTTATGCTCAGCATCAACAGGTCCGCCAAATCCGGAAGAAGATGATGGAAATCATGACCCGAGAGGTGCAGACAAATGACTTGAAAGAAGTGGTCAATAAACTGTAAGTTTCTGTTCCCTGTCACCGCATTACCCTGAATCTGATTAACCCTCAAGGGAGGGAAAGATAAGGTGGAGTCAGACCTGTGTTTAAAGCCTGTCCGTGAAACCATTTAGCTACCTCCCTTGAAATGAAAGCATGCTAATTGCTGAGTAAATCAATTACTCAGCAATTATTTGGTTTTTGTCCTTGTTGGGGTGAAACTATCTCAAGGCAGTGAGGTTGaataggaaaaaacccccaaaatcaGTAATGCATGGGAGTAAGTGATGACAAAATGTTTCGGTCCCAAATGATGTCCAGTGATAAAACTGAACATTTTTCTGATGTTCCCATGCAGCTGACTGAGAGGGTGTAATGGAAAAGGCAAAAGGTGTAGACTCAGAAGGCTCAGGTGCTGACTTTGCTCGGTAACTAATGGTACAGTTCAGATCATTTCACTTTCACCTGTAAAGGGACAGTAGTAGACTATCTTACATGAGAAGTTATGTGGATTAAATGAGGGGGGTTTCCGTGTACCTTTACTTTAACCTATTGTTACTGGTTTGCAGGATCCCAGATAGCATTGGGAAAGACATAGAAAAGGCTTGCCAGTCTATTTATCCACTTCATGATGTCTttgttagaaaagtcaaaatgctgaagaagccCAAGTTTGAATGTAAGTAAAAAATCACTGGATTCCTGGGGGGGAAATTGTGGCCAGAtacttttttttggtgttttttgagTGTCCAgatgctggctttttttttctgtcatgctTACACAGTATTGAAGGACCAGTGTTGAAGATACAGTACACCATAACTAACAGAATTTTACTCTTCCTTTTAGTGGGAAAACTCATGGAGCTTCATGGTGAAGGTAGCAGTTCTGGAAAAGCTACTGGGGATGAGACAGGTGCTAAAGTTGAACGAGCTGATGGATATGAGCCCCCAGTCCAAGAATCTGTTTAAATTCAGACATTTAATGGTGACAAATAAACAGGCctatttgtgatattttatttctaatcattCTTTTAAAACCGTCTTACAGCTTGCTGAATCACATGCTCTGAATTGATAGTAACATGAACTTTTCTGGATTTTATCTATTGCTCTATGTAGCTGAGAAAGGGtagtgattattttaagctgTAGTGATCTGGAGGTGTTAAGAGATGGCTAATAAAAGGAAACCCTTTTTTGACATGGCTTAAAGTTTTGATGGTTTTTAAGCCATCTGGAAGGCTTGTTGAAACATTGCAGGCCCTCCCTCTGGAGTTTCTGAAGTTGGATGTGATGCTGATGCCCAGGGACCCTACTTTAGAACCACTGTGGTAGACTGACTAATGGGAAGAGCCAATTGgcttttagttttttgtttttaaatacaaatgctCTTTCCTGTAACTTGACCTGTATTAGTGACATTTGACCATTGATTTCCTCCTGTTGTTCTTAACTGTCCTTCGAAGTCCCACAGAGGTTTCCTCCCACATCACTGGTTATTCCTTTGCTAGTTTATCCCGAGACCTTGGTGTTGGAGAACCCTAGGCTCAGTCCTGGGCCATTACTAGTACTCCCCAGAAAGTGACCTGTGCCCTTTTGAG
This window of the Desmodus rotundus isolate HL8 chromosome 9, HLdesRot8A.1, whole genome shotgun sequence genome carries:
- the RPS3A gene encoding small ribosomal subunit protein eS1, yielding MAVGKNKRLTKGGKKGAKKKVVDPFSKKDWYDVKAPAMFNIRNIGKTLVTRTQGTKIASDGLKGRVFEVSLADLQNDEVAFRKFKLITEDVQGKNCLTNFHGMDLTRDKMCSMVKKWQTMIEAHVDVKTTDGYLLRLFCVGFTKKRNNQIRKTSYAQHQQVRQIRKKMMEIMTREVQTNDLKEVVNKLIPDSIGKDIEKACQSIYPLHDVFVRKVKMLKKPKFELGKLMELHGEGSSSGKATGDETGAKVERADGYEPPVQESV